One genomic segment of Pseudomonas sp. p1(2021b) includes these proteins:
- a CDS encoding ABC transporter substrate-binding protein, whose amino-acid sequence MHKQLKLTALALGLFVAGQALAADLTVVSFGGANKAAQVKAFYEPWEKAGKGKIVAGEYNGEMAKVKAMVDTNSVSWNLVEVESPELARGCDEGMFEELDPALFGDEADYVPGAIQPCGVGFFVWSTVLAYNADKLKTAPTSWADFWDTKQFPGKRGLRKGAKYTLEFALMADGVAPKDVYKVLATKEGQDRAFKKLDQIKPSIQWWEAGAQPPQYLASGDVVMSSAYNGRIAAVQKESNLKVVWNGGIYDFDAWAIPKGAKDVEEAKKFIAFSVQPEQQKTYSENIAYGPANAKAVSLLADAVKKDMPTTPENIANQVQIDVAFWADNSEQLEQRFNAWAAKK is encoded by the coding sequence ATGCACAAGCAGTTGAAACTGACCGCCCTGGCCCTCGGCCTGTTCGTCGCCGGACAAGCCCTGGCCGCGGACCTGACCGTGGTGTCCTTCGGCGGCGCGAACAAGGCCGCCCAGGTCAAGGCGTTCTACGAGCCATGGGAGAAGGCGGGCAAGGGCAAGATCGTCGCTGGCGAGTACAACGGCGAAATGGCCAAGGTCAAGGCCATGGTCGACACCAACAGTGTGTCCTGGAACCTGGTGGAAGTGGAGTCGCCGGAGCTGGCCCGCGGTTGCGACGAGGGCATGTTCGAAGAACTCGACCCGGCGCTGTTCGGCGACGAGGCCGATTACGTGCCGGGCGCCATCCAGCCCTGCGGTGTAGGCTTCTTCGTCTGGTCCACCGTGCTGGCCTACAACGCCGACAAGCTCAAGACCGCCCCGACCAGCTGGGCCGATTTCTGGGACACCAAGCAGTTCCCGGGCAAGCGCGGCCTGCGCAAGGGCGCCAAGTACACCCTCGAATTCGCCCTGATGGCCGACGGTGTGGCACCGAAGGACGTGTACAAGGTCCTGGCCACCAAAGAGGGCCAGGACCGCGCCTTCAAGAAACTCGACCAGATCAAGCCGAGCATCCAGTGGTGGGAAGCCGGTGCCCAGCCGCCCCAATACCTGGCCTCGGGTGACGTGGTCATGAGTTCGGCCTACAACGGCCGGATCGCGGCGGTGCAGAAGGAAAGCAACCTCAAGGTGGTGTGGAACGGCGGTATCTACGACTTCGACGCCTGGGCCATCCCGAAAGGCGCGAAGGATGTCGAAGAGGCGAAGAAATTCATCGCCTTCAGCGTGCAGCCCGAGCAGCAGAAGACCTACTCCGAGAACATTGCCTACGGCCCGGCCAACGCCAAGGCGGTCAGTCTGCTGGCGGACGCGGTGAAGAAGGACATGCCGACCACGCCTGAGAACATCGCCAACCAGGTGCAGATCGACGTGGCCTTCTGGGCCGACAACAGCGAGCAGTTGGAGCAACGCTTCAACGCCTGGGCGGCGAAGAAGTAA
- a CDS encoding phosphoglycolate phosphatase: MSGFEQLFPGALPRLVMFDLDGTLIDSVPDLAAAVDRMLLQLGRPPAGLEAVRHWVGNGAQVLVRRALAGGLDYDAVDDELAEQGLALFMEAYGQSHDLTVVYPGVRDTLRWLRKQGVEMALITNKPERFVGPLLDQMKIGRYFRWIIGGDTLPQKKPDPAALLFVMKMAGVRPEQSLFVGDSRSDVLAAKAAGVKCVGLTYGYNHGRPIHEESPSLVIDDLRALLPGCLLPATGITLADLQASQDRESTVAVTGKFWMKVIKALARWRWRA, from the coding sequence ATGAGCGGCTTCGAGCAGCTGTTCCCGGGAGCGCTGCCCAGGTTGGTGATGTTCGATCTGGATGGCACCCTGATCGATTCGGTCCCTGACCTGGCTGCCGCCGTGGATCGTATGCTGCTCCAGTTGGGGCGCCCGCCCGCGGGCCTGGAGGCCGTGCGCCACTGGGTCGGCAACGGCGCCCAGGTCCTGGTCCGGCGTGCCCTGGCCGGTGGGCTGGACTACGATGCGGTCGACGACGAGCTGGCCGAACAGGGCCTGGCCCTGTTCATGGAAGCCTATGGCCAAAGCCACGACCTGACGGTGGTCTACCCTGGGGTGCGCGATACCCTGCGCTGGTTGCGCAAGCAGGGTGTGGAGATGGCGCTGATCACCAACAAGCCCGAGCGCTTCGTCGGTCCGTTGCTGGACCAGATGAAGATCGGCCGCTATTTCCGCTGGATCATCGGCGGCGATACCCTGCCACAGAAAAAGCCCGACCCGGCTGCGCTGCTGTTCGTCATGAAGATGGCCGGCGTACGCCCCGAGCAGTCACTGTTCGTGGGGGACTCGCGCAGCGATGTACTGGCGGCCAAGGCGGCCGGGGTCAAGTGCGTGGGGCTGACCTACGGCTACAACCATGGGCGTCCGATCCATGAAGAATCGCCCAGCCTGGTCATCGACGACCTGCGTGCCCTGTTGCCAGGTTGCTTACTCCCGGCCACTGGGATAACGTTGGCGGACCTTCAGGCCTCACAAGACAGAGAGTCCACCGTGGCGGTTACCGGCAAATTCTGGATGAAAGTCATCAAGGCCTTGGCCCGTTGGCGCTGGCGCGCCTGA
- a CDS encoding ABC transporter ATP-binding protein, with product MSEANSNAGETLVSFRGVQKSYDGESLIVKDLNLDIRKGEFLTLLGPSGSGKTTSLMMLAGFETPTAGEIQLAGRSINNVPPHKRDIGMVFQNYALFPHMTVAENLAFPLSVRNLSKTDISERVKRVLAMVQLDAFAKRYPGQLSGGQQQRVALARALVFEPQLVLMDEPLGALDKQLREHMQMEIKHIHQRLGVTVVYVTHDQGEALTMSDRVAVFHQGEIQQIADPRTLYEEPRNTFVANFIGENNRLNGTLLMRDGDRCQVQLPRGERVEALAVNVGQAGEPVTLSIRPERVRLNGHSERCVNRFSGRVAEFIYLGDHVRVRLEVCGKGDFFVKQPIAELDPALAVGDVVPLGWEVEHARALDPIAEAH from the coding sequence ATGAGCGAGGCGAATTCGAACGCTGGCGAGACACTGGTCAGCTTCCGCGGTGTACAGAAGAGCTACGATGGCGAATCGCTGATCGTCAAGGACCTCAACCTGGACATCCGCAAGGGCGAGTTCCTCACCTTGCTCGGCCCGTCCGGCTCGGGCAAGACCACCAGCCTGATGATGCTCGCCGGTTTCGAGACCCCCACCGCCGGTGAGATCCAGCTGGCCGGGCGTTCGATCAACAACGTGCCGCCGCACAAGCGCGACATCGGCATGGTGTTCCAGAACTACGCGCTGTTCCCGCACATGACCGTGGCGGAGAACCTGGCCTTCCCCCTGAGCGTGCGCAACCTCAGCAAGACCGACATCAGCGAGCGGGTCAAGCGGGTGCTGGCCATGGTCCAGCTCGACGCGTTCGCCAAGCGCTACCCAGGCCAGCTTTCCGGTGGCCAGCAGCAGCGTGTGGCCCTGGCCCGTGCCCTGGTGTTCGAGCCCCAGCTGGTGTTGATGGACGAGCCGCTCGGCGCCCTCGACAAGCAACTGCGCGAACACATGCAGATGGAGATCAAGCACATCCACCAGCGCCTGGGCGTGACCGTGGTGTACGTGACCCACGACCAGGGCGAGGCGCTGACCATGTCCGACCGGGTGGCGGTGTTCCACCAGGGCGAGATCCAGCAGATCGCCGACCCGCGCACCCTCTACGAAGAACCACGCAACACCTTCGTCGCCAACTTCATCGGCGAGAACAACCGTTTGAACGGCACCTTGCTGATGCGCGACGGTGATCGCTGCCAGGTCCAGCTGCCCCGTGGGGAGCGGGTCGAGGCCCTGGCGGTGAATGTCGGCCAGGCCGGTGAGCCGGTGACCTTGTCGATCCGCCCCGAGCGCGTGCGCCTCAATGGCCACAGCGAACGCTGCGTCAATCGCTTCTCCGGGCGAGTCGCCGAGTTCATCTACCTGGGCGACCACGTGCGGGTGCGCCTGGAGGTGTGCGGCAAGGGCGACTTCTTCGTGAAGCAGCCGATCGCCGAACTCGACCCGGCCCTGGCCGTGGGCGACGTGGTACCGCTTGGCTGGGAGGTGGAGCACGCCCGCGCGCTCGATCCGATTGCCGAAGCCCATTGA
- the trpE gene encoding anthranilate synthase component I, translating to MTREEFLRLAAAGYNRIPLACETLADFDTPLSIYLKLADQPNSYLLESVQGGEKWGRYSMIGLPSRTVLRVHGYQASILQDGEQVESHEVEDPLAFVEAFKDRYKVADIPGLPRFNGGLVGYFGYDCVRYVEKRLGACPNPDPLGVPDILLMVSDAVVVFDNLAGKMHAIVLVDPAQEQAYEQGQARLQGLLAKLREPITPRRGLDLSGPLAAEPAFRSSYTREDYENAVGRIKEYILAGDCMQVVPSQRMSIDFKAAPIDLYRALRCFNPTPYMYFFNFGDFHVVGSSPEVLVRVEDNLVTVRPIAGTRPRGATEEADRALEDDLLSDDKEIAEHLMLIDLGRNDVGRVSSTGSVRLTEKMVIERYSNVMHIVSNVTGQLREGLTAMDALRAILPAGTLSGAPKIRAMEIIDELEPVKRGVYGGAVGYFAWNGNMDTAIAIRTAVIKDGELHVQAGGGIVADSVPALEWEETINKRRAMFRAVALAEQTPQA from the coding sequence ATGACCCGCGAAGAATTCCTGCGCCTGGCCGCTGCCGGCTATAACCGCATTCCCCTGGCCTGTGAAACCCTGGCCGACTTCGACACGCCGCTGTCGATCTACCTGAAGCTGGCCGACCAACCCAATTCCTACCTGCTCGAGTCTGTGCAGGGCGGCGAGAAGTGGGGCCGTTACTCGATGATCGGCCTGCCGTCGCGCACTGTGCTGCGGGTGCATGGCTACCAGGCGAGCATCCTGCAGGATGGCGAGCAGGTGGAAAGCCACGAGGTGGAAGACCCTCTGGCCTTCGTCGAGGCCTTCAAGGACCGCTACAAGGTGGCCGACATTCCGGGCCTGCCGCGTTTCAACGGCGGCCTGGTCGGTTACTTCGGCTATGACTGCGTGCGCTATGTGGAAAAGCGCCTGGGGGCGTGCCCGAACCCGGACCCGCTGGGTGTGCCGGATATCCTGCTGATGGTCTCCGACGCTGTGGTGGTGTTCGACAACCTGGCCGGCAAGATGCACGCCATCGTGCTGGTCGACCCGGCCCAGGAGCAGGCCTACGAACAGGGTCAGGCCCGCTTGCAGGGCCTGCTGGCCAAGCTGCGCGAGCCGATCACCCCGCGCCGCGGCCTGGACCTGAGCGGCCCGCTCGCCGCGGAGCCGGCGTTTCGCTCCAGCTATACCCGCGAGGACTACGAGAATGCGGTGGGGCGCATCAAGGAATACATCCTGGCCGGCGACTGCATGCAGGTGGTGCCGTCCCAGCGTATGTCCATCGACTTCAAGGCCGCGCCGATCGACCTGTACCGTGCCTTGCGTTGCTTCAACCCGACGCCGTACATGTACTTCTTCAACTTCGGCGACTTCCATGTGGTCGGCAGCTCCCCCGAGGTGCTGGTACGGGTCGAGGACAACCTGGTCACCGTGCGGCCGATCGCCGGTACCCGCCCGCGTGGCGCGACCGAGGAAGCCGACCGGGCGCTGGAAGATGATCTGTTGTCCGACGACAAGGAAATTGCCGAGCACCTGATGCTCATCGACCTGGGGCGCAACGATGTGGGGCGGGTGTCGTCCACTGGCAGCGTGCGCCTGACCGAGAAGATGGTTATCGAGCGCTACTCCAACGTCATGCACATCGTTTCCAACGTCACCGGCCAACTGCGCGAAGGGCTGACCGCGATGGATGCGCTGCGTGCGATTCTGCCGGCCGGGACCTTGTCGGGGGCGCCGAAGATCCGCGCGATGGAGATCATCGACGAGCTGGAGCCGGTCAAGCGTGGCGTCTACGGAGGCGCGGTGGGCTATTTTGCCTGGAATGGCAACATGGATACCGCCATCGCCATCCGCACTGCGGTGATCAAGGACGGCGAGCTGCATGTGCAGGCCGGTGGTGGCATCGTGGCCGACTCGGTGCCAGCGTTGGAGTGGGAAGAAACCATCAACAAGCGCCGGGCGATGTTCCGCGCGGTGGCCCTGGCGGAGCAGACGCCACAAGCCTGA
- a CDS encoding PAS domain S-box protein: MKRVRRLLVIGWMLLPLIALARPEPTPSVVLEPAQQQWLDSHRSLRVGLVLQAPYAQFDRRLQQLYGANVELVTQLARALELDLTWRNFPDQAALEQALRAGEVDFAPGLTQTPASLRLWSFSDPYMRVPQLVVGLRTGAMAVELEKLGANDRVAVRMPSALADYLRANYGNLNLQGVPSERQALQLVLGGQASYAVLDEARLSGLSRESEFGDLAVVGDIGLPQLLRIGSRRDWPMLANILEQGLQAIPAKALEQLHQRWLQPKYPRLGDTAGFWRNLALLFGLLLICALATLLWQRRQQHQLERNLLTARENLVERQAREEALRLSQFSIDQSTVGILWVNWDSHVRYANHAAERMLGRGEGELLDRPLIDFEPNLHMDRWLELWKRVRSGDGSAEQFETQCLHSDGSLLPVELSLSFLRFRDAEYLVVFLTDVTERRRALAALRESDARLKGIAGNVPGLVFRLERDPAEGDLEFPYISEGSEALVGYTPAQIQQPDMGLRNLVHPQDRADYHRVQDLALATDQDWSWQGRILTRQGEQRWADIKASTRRLADGRVVWDGIVWDITQSKRVELELARSQEQLRELSAHLESVREEEKARIAREVHDELGQMLTVLKLEVSMCELAYAELDPGLNERLASMKRLIAQLFQLVRDVASALRPPILDAGIASAIEWQARRFEARTQIPCLVQVPDHLPALSDAKATGLFRILQEALTNVMRHAQAHTVQIELACEADHLRMTVIDDGVGFARDQARPTSFGLVGVRERVLMLGGSMELDSEPGEGCSLSVTIALG; encoded by the coding sequence ATGAAGCGAGTGCGTCGCCTGTTGGTTATCGGCTGGATGTTGCTGCCCTTGATCGCTTTGGCCCGGCCCGAGCCTACGCCTTCGGTGGTGCTCGAACCGGCCCAGCAGCAATGGCTGGACAGCCATCGCAGCCTGCGGGTTGGCCTGGTGCTGCAAGCGCCCTACGCCCAGTTCGATCGGCGCCTGCAGCAGCTCTATGGCGCCAACGTGGAATTGGTGACCCAGCTTGCGCGCGCCTTGGAGCTGGACCTCACCTGGCGCAACTTCCCCGACCAGGCCGCTCTGGAGCAGGCCCTGCGCGCCGGCGAAGTCGATTTCGCCCCGGGCCTTACGCAAACCCCGGCCAGCCTGCGTCTGTGGTCGTTCAGCGACCCCTATATGCGCGTGCCCCAGTTGGTGGTCGGGCTGCGCACCGGGGCGATGGCGGTCGAGCTGGAAAAGCTCGGCGCCAACGACCGGGTCGCGGTGCGCATGCCCAGTGCCTTGGCCGACTACCTGCGAGCCAACTACGGCAACCTGAACCTGCAGGGTGTGCCCAGCGAGCGCCAGGCCCTGCAACTGGTGCTGGGCGGCCAGGCCAGCTATGCGGTGCTGGACGAGGCAAGGCTCAGTGGCTTGTCCCGGGAGAGCGAGTTCGGCGACCTGGCCGTGGTTGGCGATATCGGCTTGCCGCAATTGCTGCGCATCGGCTCGCGACGCGACTGGCCGATGCTGGCCAACATCCTGGAGCAAGGCCTGCAGGCCATTCCCGCCAAGGCGCTGGAGCAATTGCACCAGCGCTGGCTGCAACCGAAGTACCCACGCCTGGGCGATACCGCGGGTTTCTGGCGCAACCTTGCGCTGCTGTTCGGCCTGTTGCTGATCTGCGCCCTGGCCACGCTGCTGTGGCAGCGCCGGCAGCAGCACCAGCTGGAGCGTAACCTGCTGACCGCACGGGAGAACCTGGTCGAACGCCAGGCCCGGGAGGAAGCGCTGCGCCTTAGCCAGTTCTCGATCGACCAGAGCACGGTCGGCATCCTCTGGGTCAACTGGGATAGCCATGTGCGTTACGCCAATCATGCGGCCGAACGCATGCTCGGTCGTGGCGAGGGTGAATTGCTCGACCGCCCGCTGATCGATTTCGAACCGAACCTGCACATGGACCGCTGGCTGGAGCTGTGGAAGCGGGTCCGTAGCGGTGATGGCAGTGCCGAGCAGTTCGAGACCCAGTGCCTGCACAGCGACGGCAGCCTGCTGCCGGTGGAGCTGTCGCTGAGCTTCCTGCGCTTTCGCGACGCCGAATACCTAGTGGTGTTCCTCACCGATGTCACCGAGCGCCGCCGCGCCCTGGCGGCCTTGCGCGAGAGCGACGCGCGGCTCAAGGGGATTGCCGGCAACGTGCCAGGGCTGGTATTTCGCCTGGAGCGTGACCCGGCCGAGGGTGACCTGGAGTTCCCCTACATCAGTGAGGGCAGCGAGGCATTGGTGGGTTACACGCCTGCGCAGATCCAGCAACCGGACATGGGCTTGCGCAACCTGGTGCATCCGCAGGATCGCGCCGACTATCACCGGGTCCAGGACCTGGCCCTGGCCACTGACCAGGATTGGTCCTGGCAGGGCCGGATCCTCACGCGCCAGGGCGAGCAGCGCTGGGCTGACATCAAGGCCAGTACACGGCGGCTGGCCGATGGCCGCGTGGTCTGGGACGGCATTGTCTGGGATATCACCCAGAGCAAGCGGGTCGAGCTCGAACTGGCGCGTTCCCAGGAGCAGTTGCGCGAACTCTCGGCGCACCTTGAGAGCGTGCGCGAGGAAGAAAAGGCCCGCATTGCCCGGGAGGTGCACGATGAGTTGGGGCAGATGCTCACCGTGCTCAAGCTCGAAGTCTCGATGTGCGAACTGGCCTATGCCGAGCTGGACCCGGGCCTGAACGAGCGCCTGGCCAGCATGAAGCGCCTGATCGCCCAGCTGTTCCAATTGGTGCGTGATGTCGCCAGCGCCTTGCGCCCGCCGATCCTCGATGCGGGCATCGCTTCGGCCATCGAATGGCAGGCGCGACGCTTCGAGGCGCGTACCCAGATTCCTTGCCTGGTGCAGGTGCCGGATCACCTGCCGGCGTTGAGCGACGCCAAGGCCACCGGGTTGTTCCGCATTCTTCAGGAAGCGTTGACCAACGTGATGCGCCACGCCCAGGCGCATACCGTGCAGATCGAGCTGGCCTGCGAGGCGGACCACCTGCGTATGACCGTCATCGACGATGGCGTGGGGTTTGCGCGTGACCAGGCTAGGCCGACCTCGTTCGGCCTGGTGGGGGTGCGTGAGCGTGTGCTGATGCTCGGGGGCAGCATGGAGCTGGACAGCGAGCCGGGTGAAGGTTGTAGCCTGAGTGTGACCATTGCGTTGGGGTAG
- the rpe gene encoding ribulose-phosphate 3-epimerase — protein MQPYAIAPSILSADFARLGEDVDKVLAAGADIVHFDVMDNHYVPNLTIGPMVCSALRKYGVTAPIDVHLMVSPVDRIIGDFIEAGATYITFHPEASQHIDRSLQLIRDGGCKAGLVFNPATSLDALKYVMDKVDMVLLMSVNPGFGGQKFIPGTLDKLREARALIDASGRDIRLEIDGGVNVNNIREIAAAGADTFVAGSAIFNAPDYQEVIAKMRAELAQARP, from the coding sequence ATGCAGCCCTACGCTATTGCCCCCTCCATCCTCTCCGCCGATTTCGCCCGCCTGGGCGAGGACGTCGACAAGGTACTGGCCGCCGGGGCCGACATCGTCCACTTCGATGTGATGGACAACCACTACGTACCCAACCTGACCATCGGCCCGATGGTCTGCAGCGCCCTGCGCAAGTACGGCGTGACCGCACCGATCGACGTGCACCTGATGGTCAGCCCGGTCGATCGCATCATCGGTGACTTCATCGAGGCTGGCGCCACCTACATCACCTTCCACCCGGAAGCCTCCCAGCACATCGACCGCTCCTTGCAACTGATCCGCGACGGTGGCTGCAAGGCCGGCCTGGTGTTCAACCCGGCTACCAGCCTGGATGCGCTGAAATACGTGATGGACAAGGTCGACATGGTCCTGCTGATGAGCGTCAACCCAGGGTTCGGCGGGCAGAAGTTCATCCCCGGCACCCTCGACAAGCTGCGCGAAGCCCGCGCACTGATCGACGCCAGCGGCCGCGATATCCGCCTGGAGATCGATGGCGGCGTCAACGTCAACAACATTCGTGAGATCGCTGCCGCCGGTGCCGATACTTTCGTGGCCGGTTCGGCGATCTTCAATGCGCCGGACTACCAGGAAGTCATCGCCAAGATGCGCGCCGAGCTGGCCCAGGCTCGCCCATGA
- a CDS encoding ABC transporter permease: protein MLSPYMSPVERVWFYSLRILCGLILLFLVLPVLVIVPLSFNSGSFLVYPLQGFSLQWYQDFFASAEWMRALKNSIIVAPAATVLAMIFGTLAAIGLTRGDFPGKSLVMALVISPMVVPVVIIGVASYLFFAPLGMGNSFISLILVHAVLGVPFVIITVSATLQGFNYNLVRAAASLGASPLLTFRRVTLPLIAPGVISGALFAFATSFDEVVVTLFLAGPEQATLPRQMFSGIRENLSPTIAAAATLLIAFSVILLLTLEWLRGRSEKLRTQQPA, encoded by the coding sequence ATGCTGAGCCCTTACATGTCGCCCGTGGAGCGGGTCTGGTTCTACAGCCTGCGCATCCTCTGTGGCCTGATCCTGTTGTTCCTGGTGCTCCCGGTGCTGGTGATCGTGCCGCTGTCCTTCAACAGCGGCAGCTTCCTGGTGTATCCGCTGCAGGGCTTTTCGCTGCAGTGGTACCAGGACTTCTTCGCCTCGGCCGAATGGATGCGGGCGTTGAAGAACAGCATCATCGTCGCGCCGGCCGCCACCGTGCTGGCGATGATCTTCGGTACCCTGGCCGCCATCGGCCTGACCCGCGGGGACTTCCCGGGCAAATCGCTGGTGATGGCCCTGGTGATTTCGCCCATGGTGGTGCCGGTGGTGATCATCGGCGTGGCCAGCTACCTGTTCTTTGCCCCGCTGGGCATGGGCAACAGCTTCATTTCGTTGATCCTGGTGCATGCAGTGCTGGGCGTGCCGTTCGTCATCATCACCGTGTCGGCGACCTTGCAGGGCTTCAACTACAACCTGGTGCGGGCGGCGGCCAGCCTAGGCGCCTCGCCGCTGCTGACCTTCCGTCGGGTGACCTTGCCGCTGATCGCCCCGGGGGTGATCTCGGGGGCGCTGTTCGCCTTCGCCACTTCGTTCGACGAAGTGGTGGTGACGCTGTTCCTCGCCGGCCCCGAGCAGGCGACCCTGCCACGGCAGATGTTCAGCGGCATCCGCGAGAACCTGAGCCCGACCATCGCTGCAGCGGCGACCTTGCTGATCGCATTCTCGGTGATCCTGCTGCTGACCCTGGAATGGTTGCGCGGGCGTAGCGAGAAGTTGCGGACCCAGCAGCCCGCCTGA
- a CDS encoding response regulator transcription factor: MVIRVLVAEDHTIVREGIKQLIGLAKDMQVVGEAGNGEQLLEALRQAPCEVVLLDISMPGVNGLEAIPRIRALHNPPAILMLSMHDEAQMAARALKAGAAGYATKDSDPALLLTAIRRVASGGRYIDPALADRMVFEVGLTETRPLHTLLSEREFSVFERLAQGANVNDIAQQLALSSKTISTHKARLMQKLKVNSLAELVKYAMEHKLV, from the coding sequence ATCGTGATACGTGTGTTAGTGGCCGAAGACCACACCATTGTCCGCGAGGGCATCAAGCAGTTGATCGGCCTGGCCAAGGACATGCAGGTAGTGGGTGAGGCCGGCAATGGCGAACAGCTGCTCGAGGCCTTGCGCCAGGCGCCGTGTGAGGTGGTGTTGCTGGACATCTCCATGCCAGGGGTGAACGGCCTGGAGGCGATCCCGCGGATCCGCGCGCTGCACAACCCGCCGGCGATCCTGATGCTGTCGATGCACGACGAAGCGCAGATGGCCGCCCGGGCACTCAAGGCCGGTGCCGCAGGCTACGCCACCAAGGACAGCGACCCGGCCCTGTTGCTGACCGCCATCCGCCGGGTGGCCAGCGGTGGGCGCTATATCGACCCGGCCCTGGCCGATCGCATGGTCTTCGAGGTTGGCCTGACCGAGACCCGGCCGCTGCACACGCTGTTGTCGGAGCGCGAGTTCTCGGTGTTCGAGCGCCTGGCCCAGGGCGCCAATGTCAATGACATCGCCCAGCAGCTGGCGCTGTCGAGCAAGACCATCAGTACCCACAAGGCGCGGCTGATGCAGAAGCTCAAGGTCAATTCGCTGGCGGAGTTGGTGAAGTACGCCATGGAGCACAAGTTGGTCTGA
- a CDS encoding ABC transporter permease: MAIAVPLNEGAGKSLKQRLKHAERVNRWKAQALIAPLALFLLLVFLVPIAALLYKSVGNPEVVNGLPRTVEAIAQWDGKGLPGEDVYKVLSEDLAESRKKQTLGDLSKRLNMELAGYRSLLAKTARALPFKAEPASYKDALQALDERWGDPAYWQAIRRNTSTVTPFYLLAALDHRIDDLGEVAKATPDQAIYLDIFTRTLWMGVVITAICLVLAYPLAYLLANLPTRQSNLLMILVLLPFWTSILVRVAAWIVLLQSGGLINSALMAMGIIDEPLELVFNRTGVYISMVHILLPFMILPLYSVMKGISPSYMRAAISLGCHPFASFWRVYFPQTYAGVGAGCLLVFILAIGYYITPALLGSPNDQMVSYFVAFYTNTSINWGMATALGGLLLLATVLLYLIYSWLVGASRLRLS; encoded by the coding sequence ATGGCCATTGCAGTGCCCCTGAACGAAGGCGCAGGTAAAAGCCTCAAGCAGCGCCTCAAGCATGCCGAGCGCGTCAATCGCTGGAAGGCGCAGGCGTTGATCGCGCCGCTGGCGCTGTTCCTCTTGCTGGTGTTCTTGGTGCCGATCGCTGCGCTGTTGTACAAGAGCGTCGGCAACCCAGAGGTGGTGAACGGCCTGCCGCGTACCGTCGAGGCCATCGCCCAGTGGGATGGCAAGGGCCTGCCGGGCGAGGACGTGTACAAGGTGCTCAGCGAGGACCTGGCCGAGTCGCGCAAGAAGCAGACCCTGGGCGATCTTTCCAAACGCCTGAACATGGAGCTGGCTGGCTACCGCAGCCTGCTGGCCAAGACTGCCCGGGCCTTGCCGTTCAAGGCCGAGCCCGCCTCCTACAAGGACGCCCTGCAGGCGCTCGACGAGCGTTGGGGCGACCCGGCCTACTGGCAGGCGATCCGCCGCAACACCAGCACGGTCACGCCGTTCTACCTGCTGGCGGCACTGGATCACCGCATCGATGACCTGGGCGAGGTGGCCAAGGCGACCCCTGACCAGGCCATCTACCTGGACATCTTCACCCGTACCCTGTGGATGGGCGTGGTGATCACCGCGATCTGCCTGGTGCTGGCCTACCCATTGGCCTACTTGCTGGCCAACCTGCCGACCCGGCAGAGCAACCTGCTGATGATCCTGGTGTTGCTGCCGTTCTGGACGTCCATCCTGGTAAGGGTAGCGGCCTGGATCGTGCTGCTGCAGTCGGGCGGCCTGATCAACAGCGCACTGATGGCCATGGGCATCATCGATGAGCCGCTGGAGCTGGTGTTCAACCGGACCGGCGTCTACATCTCGATGGTCCATATCCTGCTGCCCTTCATGATCCTGCCGCTGTACAGCGTGATGAAGGGGATTTCGCCCAGCTACATGCGTGCAGCGATTTCCCTGGGTTGCCATCCGTTCGCCAGCTTCTGGCGGGTGTACTTCCCGCAGACCTACGCCGGTGTCGGTGCCGGTTGCCTGCTGGTGTTCATCCTGGCCATCGGCTACTACATCACCCCGGCATTGCTGGGCAGCCCGAACGACCAGATGGTCAGCTACTTCGTCGCCTTCTATACCAACACCAGCATCAACTGGGGCATGGCCACCGCGCTGGGTGGGCTGTTGCTGCTGGCGACCGTGCTGCTGTACCTGATCTATAGCTGGCTGGTCGGTGCCAGCCGCCTGCGCCTGAGCTGA